A genomic window from Melanotaenia boesemani isolate fMelBoe1 chromosome 15, fMelBoe1.pri, whole genome shotgun sequence includes:
- the ptrh2 gene encoding peptidyl-tRNA hydrolase 2, mitochondrial, which yields MELLNVPLGLGVVAGLGCGVFLGWHLRGRFGSASKSLMTAMGNSSEASVIGEGGEFKMILVVRNDLKMGKGKVAAQCSHAAVSAYRQVQRRNPELLKQWEYCGQPKVVVKAPDEDTMIDLLGHAKEMGLTVSLIQDAGRTQIAPGSRTVLGIGPGPADLIDSVTGDLKLY from the coding sequence ATGGAGCTGTTGAATGTACCGCTGGGCTTGGGTGTAGTAGCAGGACTGGGTTGTGGAGTCTTCCTCGGGTGGCACCTGCGGGGCCGGTTTGGCTCTGCATCCAAGAGTCTGATGACAGCGATGGGCAACAGCAGTGAAGCAAGTGTGATAGGAGAAGGAGGCGAGTTTAAGATGATTCTGGTGGTCCGAAATGATCTGAAGATGGGGAAAGGGAAGGTCGCTGCTCAGTGTTCCCATGCTGCCGTATCAGCTTACAGGCAGGTTCAGCGCAGGAACCCTGAGCTTCTTAAACAGTGGGAGTACTGCGGCCAGCCCAAGGTGGTGGTGAAGGCCCCAGATGAGGACACCATGATTGATCTGCTGGGTCATGCCAAAGAAATGGGCCTCACTGTCAGCCTCATTCAAGATGCAGGGAGGACACAAATTGCACCCGGGTCACGCACGGTGCTGGGTATCGGTCCAGGCCCGGCGGATCTGATTGACAGCGTCACAGGAGATTTAAAGCTTTATTGA